In Flavobacterium lacustre, a genomic segment contains:
- the kynU gene encoding kynureninase: MTFENTREFAQQLDAQDALHKYQEEFIFPQVNGKMVIYFTGNSLGLQPKRTKAYVDEVMNDWGNLAVEGHFYAEKPWWDYHERFAGPLSKIVGALPAEVTVMNTLTVNLHLLMVSFYRPTTTRYKIICEEKAFPSDQYMFQSQVHFHGYKPEDAIVEIKRREGEHNIRLEDILAKIAEVGEELALVLIGGVNYYTGQVFDMKTITEAGHKAGAYVGWDLAHAAGNIKLELHDWNVDFAAWCSYKYMNSGPGNASGCFVHEKHHTNPDLPRFAGWWGHNKERRFKMEPNFDPVHGADGWQISNLPILSLAPYLASVTLFDEIGMDALIQKRDTITSYLEFILHEIDKEVNSNFEIITPSNPTERASQLSVFLHGEGRSLFDYLMKNGVITDWREPNVIRLAPVPLYSSFEDMYDFGQILKQGIVAK; encoded by the coding sequence ATGACTTTCGAAAATACTCGTGAATTTGCACAACAACTTGATGCGCAAGATGCATTACATAAATATCAGGAAGAGTTTATTTTTCCGCAAGTCAATGGAAAAATGGTAATTTATTTTACTGGAAATTCTTTGGGCTTACAACCCAAACGCACTAAAGCTTATGTAGACGAGGTGATGAATGATTGGGGAAATCTAGCTGTAGAAGGGCATTTCTATGCCGAAAAACCTTGGTGGGATTACCACGAAAGATTTGCAGGTCCGTTGAGTAAAATAGTTGGTGCTTTGCCTGCCGAAGTTACAGTAATGAATACGCTGACCGTGAATCTTCATTTATTGATGGTTTCGTTTTACCGACCAACAACAACCCGATACAAAATTATTTGTGAGGAAAAAGCATTTCCTTCCGACCAATATATGTTTCAAAGTCAGGTTCATTTTCATGGCTATAAACCAGAAGACGCCATTGTTGAAATCAAGCGTCGTGAAGGGGAACATAACATTCGTTTAGAAGATATTTTGGCTAAAATTGCCGAAGTAGGCGAGGAGTTGGCATTAGTTTTAATAGGCGGTGTCAATTATTATACCGGGCAGGTTTTTGATATGAAAACAATAACCGAAGCCGGTCATAAAGCGGGTGCTTATGTAGGTTGGGATTTAGCGCATGCAGCCGGAAATATAAAACTAGAACTTCATGATTGGAATGTTGATTTTGCTGCTTGGTGCAGTTATAAATACATGAATTCAGGACCCGGAAATGCTTCGGGATGTTTTGTTCACGAAAAGCATCATACTAACCCAGACTTGCCAAGATTTGCCGGTTGGTGGGGACACAATAAGGAACGTCGTTTCAAAATGGAACCTAATTTTGATCCCGTTCATGGTGCCGATGGTTGGCAAATCAGTAATTTACCTATTCTGTCCTTGGCTCCTTATTTAGCTTCTGTAACACTGTTTGATGAAATAGGAATGGATGCTTTAATTCAAAAAAGAGATACCATCACTTCGTATTTAGAGTTTATTCTTCACGAAATTGACAAAGAAGTTAATAGTAATTTTGAAATTATTACACCTTCAAATCCTACAGAGAGAGCTTCCCAATTATCGGTTTTTCTTCATGGAGAAGGACGCTCTTTGTTTGATTATTTAATGAAAAATGGTGTAATTACAGATTGGCGGGAACCTAACGTGATCCGATTAGCTCCGGTTCCCTTGTATAGTTCTTTTGAAGATATGTATGATTTTGGACAAATTTTAAAACAAGGGATTGTTGCGAAATAA
- a CDS encoding SIMPL domain-containing protein — MLKNNLNVLIIAFAVIVSAYLFSNAFQNRNKSNDTISVTGLGKKDFVSDLIVWSGSFSKKSLTLKEAYAALDSDREKIKTYLSGKGIGPDEMVFSAVNFSKDFETTYNENGTTKQQIFTGFTLTQSVSIQSKEVNKIEEISRQSSELINSGVEFYSNAPEYYYTKLAELKIKMIAEATKDASTRAKSIAENANASLGNLKKSDMGVFQITGQNSSEDFSYGGSFNTQSKNKTANITVRLVYQVD, encoded by the coding sequence ATGCTTAAAAATAATTTGAATGTCCTTATAATTGCTTTTGCTGTTATTGTTTCGGCCTATTTATTTTCGAATGCGTTTCAGAATCGAAATAAAAGTAATGATACCATCAGCGTAACGGGTTTAGGCAAAAAGGATTTTGTTTCGGATTTGATAGTTTGGAGCGGCTCTTTTTCTAAAAAAAGTTTGACCCTCAAAGAAGCTTATGCAGCCTTAGACAGCGACCGTGAAAAAATAAAAACCTATTTATCCGGCAAAGGAATCGGGCCTGATGAAATGGTGTTTTCGGCAGTTAATTTCAGTAAGGATTTTGAAACAACTTATAATGAAAATGGGACAACAAAGCAGCAAATTTTTACTGGATTTACCTTAACCCAAAGTGTAAGTATTCAATCGAAAGAAGTAAACAAAATCGAAGAAATTTCGAGACAATCCAGTGAATTAATTAATTCCGGCGTAGAATTTTATTCAAATGCACCTGAGTATTATTACACCAAATTAGCGGAACTAAAAATAAAAATGATTGCCGAGGCTACTAAAGATGCCAGCACAAGAGCCAAAAGCATCGCAGAAAATGCCAATGCGAGTTTGGGGAATTTAAAAAAATCGGATATGGGTGTTTTCCAGATTACAGGTCAAAACTCGTCGGAAGATTTTTCATAT
- a CDS encoding cryptochrome/photolyase family protein, with translation MKKLRLILGDQLNSNHSWFNEVDENVVYVLAEMLQEATYTKHHIQKVVAFFLSMRNFSMTLKSKGHQVIYYQITDENNPQNLEKIITVCLEKQQIEKFEYQLPDEYRLDLQLKTIASNLKIPTEAFDSEHFYTTCDELATFYKGKKLLLMENFYRNMRKKHHLLMNGSTPEGNQWNFDHDNRKKYKGEIPVPKEKNFNTNVTEILLEIKHAGIQTIGNIKEECFNWPTSRTECLAVLEYFCTHLLPHFGDYEDAMHTEEKFLFHSRLSFALNSKMLSPKEVIETVIACYHNNEAKISISQVEGFVRQILGWREYIRGIYWKEMPHYAQMNVLENYNKLPDFFWNGNTKMNCVKHAIDQSLNQAYAHHIQRLMVIGNFTLLTQIHPNEVDAWYLGVYIDAIEWVEMPNTRGMSQYADGGIIATKPYISSGSYINKMSNYCLKCSYNVKEKIGDNACPFNSLYWNFLDEKKDYFKGNQRMAMMLNLLKKMKPEDLYQIKIKANEIITNPDGY, from the coding sequence ATGAAAAAATTACGATTAATACTTGGCGATCAGCTTAACTCAAATCACTCTTGGTTCAATGAAGTTGATGAAAATGTTGTGTATGTACTAGCAGAAATGCTTCAAGAGGCTACCTATACAAAACATCATATCCAGAAAGTAGTGGCCTTTTTTTTATCAATGCGAAACTTTTCAATGACCTTGAAATCAAAAGGACATCAAGTCATTTATTATCAAATTACAGATGAAAACAATCCGCAAAATCTGGAAAAAATCATTACAGTTTGCCTCGAAAAACAACAAATCGAAAAATTTGAATATCAACTTCCTGATGAATACCGACTTGATTTACAACTCAAAACAATTGCTTCAAATCTAAAAATACCAACCGAAGCATTCGACTCGGAACATTTCTATACAACATGTGATGAACTTGCCACTTTTTATAAAGGAAAGAAATTATTGTTGATGGAAAATTTCTATCGCAATATGCGCAAAAAACACCATTTGCTCATGAATGGGTCAACCCCGGAAGGCAATCAATGGAATTTTGACCACGACAATCGCAAAAAATACAAAGGTGAAATTCCCGTACCTAAAGAGAAAAATTTTAATACAAATGTAACGGAAATTCTGCTCGAAATTAAACACGCAGGAATACAAACTATAGGAAATATAAAGGAAGAATGTTTTAATTGGCCTACTTCAAGAACCGAATGTTTAGCCGTTCTAGAATATTTCTGTACCCATTTGTTACCTCATTTTGGCGATTATGAAGATGCCATGCATACGGAGGAAAAATTCCTTTTTCACTCCCGCTTATCCTTCGCCCTAAACAGCAAAATGCTGTCGCCAAAAGAAGTAATCGAAACCGTCATCGCCTGTTATCACAATAACGAGGCAAAAATTTCGATTTCACAAGTAGAAGGCTTTGTCCGCCAAATTTTAGGCTGGCGCGAATACATCAGAGGAATTTACTGGAAAGAAATGCCTCATTACGCACAAATGAATGTCTTAGAAAACTATAATAAATTACCGGATTTTTTCTGGAATGGTAACACCAAAATGAATTGTGTCAAACATGCTATAGATCAAAGTTTAAACCAAGCATATGCACATCACATACAACGACTGATGGTCATTGGCAACTTTACTTTACTAACCCAAATTCACCCAAACGAAGTTGACGCATGGTATCTTGGCGTTTACATCGATGCGATAGAATGGGTTGAAATGCCCAATACACGAGGCATGTCTCAATATGCTGATGGCGGAATCATCGCTACCAAACCCTATATTTCCTCCGGGAGTTACATCAACAAAATGAGCAACTATTGCCTCAAATGTTCCTACAATGTAAAAGAAAAAATTGGCGACAATGCCTGTCCGTTCAACTCGTTATACTGGAATTTTCTCGACGAAAAAAAGGATTATTTCAAAGGAAATCAACGAATGGCAATGATGCTTAATTTACTAAAAAAAATGAAACCCGAAGACTTGTATCAAATTAAAATCAAAGCGAATGAAATTATTACTAATCCAGACGGGTATTAG
- a CDS encoding DMT family protein: protein MKTYATIGLLVLSNLFMTLAWYGHLKFKELKWFENAGLISIILISWGLALFEYCFQVPANRIGFEGNGGPFSLMQLKVIQEVITLVIFVVFSLLFFKNETFRWNHAVGLLFLVLAVYFIFKK, encoded by the coding sequence ATGAAAACTTACGCTACTATTGGACTTTTAGTCTTATCAAACCTTTTTATGACATTGGCATGGTATGGTCATCTTAAATTCAAAGAATTGAAATGGTTTGAAAACGCCGGATTAATCAGCATAATCCTAATTAGTTGGGGATTGGCTTTATTTGAATATTGCTTTCAGGTACCCGCTAACCGAATTGGTTTTGAAGGAAACGGTGGTCCATTCTCATTAATGCAGCTCAAAGTAATTCAGGAAGTAATCACCTTGGTCATTTTTGTTGTTTTCTCCTTACTCTTTTTTAAAAATGAGACCTTTAGATGGAATCACGCTGTTGGGTTACTATTTTTGGTTTTAGCGGTTTACTTTATTTTTAAAAAGTAA
- a CDS encoding penicillin acylase family protein, with translation MKKMKKVLLGLLAVVVLLVLGLCIYGFYLKPKYEGEVQLKNIEKETTVYFDEFGVPHIYADNSKDAMEALGYVHAQDRLWQMELMRRIAPGRLSEIFGSVALKNDTFFAGLGIEEASAVAIAALDKKSPSYQLTLAYLDGINQYIEEGKTPVEFQLIGVKKEKFTLKDVYNIFGYMSFSFAMAQKSDPLLTDIRNKYGIDYLKDFGIDGSFNTTRIKNAKEKPQEYSAIAKSIASLLEQSPIPPFIGSNSWVIAPEKTKNGKVIFANDPHIGFSQPGTWYEAHLVTPDFELYGCYLAGTPFPLLGHNRDYAYGLTMFENDDIDLYQEENDAKDAKKYKTPTGFKDYEIRKKIIKVKDTSDVILNLKVSRHGPIVNDLIDGLNKNQPVALSWIYTQQPIQILDAVYILSHAKNKDEFHKGVALIAAPGLNVMYGDAKGNVAWWATGKLYKHNEGVNTNFILNGANGHDDITEYLDFSKNPSAVNPDWKYVYSANNQPEPIDGFLYPGYYLPEDRARRIMQLLDPKSNWDKEAVSKMMFDNTSAVAPEVVQELISTVDYNALSKNEKEAITILKAWKGSNNLEDVAPTIYNKWIYLYLKNTFEDELGSANFKQFLGTHIMKQIIAKQMANENSLWWDNIATKGKKETRSQVLSKSFKESILALDKQLGNSVSGWTWNKVHTLEHQHPLGKVAALRPYFNVGPFAVSGSTEVINNLFFDFTEDGKYVVKGGPSTRRIIDFSDVENSWSILPTGQSGNPLSSHYNDQAELYNAGKFRKMKMNKEEIIKTSTKLVFIPH, from the coding sequence ATGAAAAAAATGAAAAAAGTACTTCTCGGTTTACTTGCTGTTGTTGTTCTCCTTGTGTTGGGGTTATGCATTTATGGTTTTTATTTGAAACCCAAATACGAAGGCGAAGTACAATTGAAAAATATTGAGAAAGAAACAACCGTTTATTTTGATGAGTTTGGTGTGCCACACATTTACGCTGATAATTCAAAGGATGCTATGGAAGCTTTGGGTTACGTACATGCGCAAGATCGATTGTGGCAAATGGAGTTGATGCGTCGTATAGCACCCGGACGATTATCAGAAATTTTTGGTTCGGTTGCCTTGAAAAACGACACCTTTTTTGCAGGATTAGGAATCGAAGAAGCTTCGGCTGTAGCAATTGCAGCTTTGGATAAAAAAAGTCCAAGTTACCAATTGACTTTGGCTTATCTTGACGGAATAAACCAATATATCGAAGAAGGAAAAACGCCTGTTGAGTTTCAGTTAATTGGTGTGAAGAAAGAAAAATTTACCTTAAAAGATGTCTATAATATTTTTGGATATATGTCTTTTAGTTTTGCCATGGCGCAGAAATCAGATCCGTTATTAACAGATATTCGGAATAAATACGGAATCGATTATCTCAAGGATTTTGGTATTGATGGTTCTTTTAACACAACTCGAATTAAAAATGCCAAAGAAAAACCACAGGAATACAGTGCCATCGCAAAATCGATTGCTTCACTTTTAGAACAATCGCCAATTCCACCTTTTATAGGAAGTAACAGTTGGGTAATTGCGCCCGAAAAAACGAAAAATGGAAAAGTGATTTTTGCCAATGATCCACATATTGGATTTTCGCAACCGGGAACTTGGTATGAAGCACATTTGGTAACGCCGGATTTTGAATTGTATGGCTGTTATTTGGCGGGAACTCCATTTCCTTTGTTAGGACATAACAGGGATTATGCGTATGGTTTGACGATGTTCGAAAATGATGATATTGATTTGTATCAGGAGGAAAACGATGCAAAAGATGCTAAAAAATACAAAACACCAACAGGTTTCAAAGATTACGAAATCAGAAAAAAAATTATAAAAGTAAAAGATACTTCGGATGTGATTTTGAATCTAAAAGTGAGTCGACATGGTCCAATTGTAAATGATTTGATAGATGGTTTAAATAAGAATCAACCGGTGGCTTTGTCTTGGATTTATACGCAACAGCCCATACAGATTTTGGACGCTGTTTATATTCTTTCACATGCAAAAAATAAAGATGAATTTCATAAAGGAGTCGCGCTCATTGCTGCACCCGGATTGAATGTAATGTATGGCGATGCCAAAGGAAATGTGGCTTGGTGGGCAACGGGTAAATTGTATAAGCACAATGAAGGTGTAAATACCAACTTTATTTTGAATGGTGCCAACGGACATGATGATATTACAGAATATTTGGATTTCTCCAAAAATCCTTCGGCAGTAAATCCAGATTGGAAATATGTGTATTCGGCAAATAATCAGCCGGAACCAATAGACGGATTTTTGTATCCTGGATATTATCTTCCAGAAGACAGAGCCAGAAGAATTATGCAATTATTAGATCCAAAATCCAATTGGGATAAAGAAGCGGTGAGTAAAATGATGTTCGATAATACTTCGGCAGTTGCTCCAGAGGTGGTTCAAGAATTGATTTCAACTGTAGATTACAACGCTCTTTCTAAGAATGAAAAAGAAGCGATTACTATTTTGAAAGCTTGGAAAGGTTCTAATAATCTGGAAGATGTTGCGCCAACGATTTACAACAAATGGATTTATTTGTACTTAAAAAATACTTTTGAAGACGAATTAGGTTCGGCTAATTTTAAGCAGTTTTTAGGAACTCATATTATGAAGCAAATAATTGCAAAACAAATGGCAAATGAAAATTCACTTTGGTGGGATAATATAGCTACCAAAGGAAAGAAAGAAACCAGAAGTCAAGTGCTGTCGAAATCTTTCAAAGAATCTATTTTAGCTTTAGATAAACAGTTGGGTAATTCCGTTTCAGGTTGGACTTGGAATAAAGTCCACACTTTAGAACATCAGCATCCTTTGGGGAAAGTGGCCGCTTTAAGACCTTATTTTAATGTTGGCCCATTTGCTGTTTCGGGATCAACGGAAGTGATTAATAATTTGTTTTTTGATTTTACCGAAGATGGAAAATATGTGGTTAAAGGCGGTCCTTCGACTCGAAGAATCATTGACTTTTCGGATGTTGAAAACAGTTGGAGTATTTTGCCAACAGGACAATCAGGAAATCCGCTTAGTTCACATTATAATGATCAAGCGGAACTTTATAATGCTGGAAAATTCAGAAAGATGAAAATGAATAAAGAAGAAATTATAAAAACGTCAACAAAATTGGTTTTTATTCCACATTAA
- a CDS encoding flavin reductase family protein, whose protein sequence is MKHISRDDISQMEKIERLNLINSCTGYKSANLLATKSIDGKSNVAIFSSITHLGSNPALIGFIMRPTTVPRDTYKNIRETGFFTVNHITVDMIADAHHTSANYELGISEFDKTNLEEEYKNNIQIPFVKGSPVQLYCKYINEYYIKENDTIHIIASIEHLFFNEDLEHKDGWLQIDKGNVVALNGLDGYCLPKLVDRFQYARKEVPTKSFF, encoded by the coding sequence ATGAAACACATTTCAAGAGACGATATTTCCCAAATGGAAAAAATTGAACGTCTGAATTTAATCAATTCTTGTACAGGATATAAATCCGCTAATTTACTCGCAACAAAATCTATCGACGGAAAATCTAATGTCGCTATTTTTAGTAGCATAACCCATTTAGGAAGCAATCCTGCGCTGATTGGATTTATAATGCGACCAACAACCGTTCCGCGAGATACCTACAAAAACATAAGAGAAACTGGTTTTTTCACCGTGAATCACATTACTGTTGATATGATTGCCGATGCACATCACACCTCTGCAAATTATGAACTTGGAATTTCTGAATTTGACAAAACCAATCTGGAGGAAGAATATAAAAACAACATTCAAATTCCTTTCGTAAAAGGAAGTCCGGTTCAATTGTATTGCAAGTATATAAATGAATATTACATCAAGGAAAATGATACAATTCATATTATAGCGTCAATAGAACATTTATTCTTCAACGAAGATTTAGAACATAAAGACGGTTGGTTGCAAATTGACAAAGGAAATGTTGTGGCATTGAACGGACTTGATGGGTATTGTTTACCCAAATTAGTAGACCGTTTTCAATATGCCCGAAAAGAAGTTCCAACGAAATCTTTTTTCTAA